Proteins encoded within one genomic window of Xiphophorus maculatus strain JP 163 A chromosome 11, X_maculatus-5.0-male, whole genome shotgun sequence:
- the LOC102229376 gene encoding claudin-4-like, with translation MASMGMQLLGSILCLLGWVGVFTSCVLPMWNVTAFVGSSIVTSQIIWEGIWMTCVVQSTGYMQCKPYESQLALSTDKQAARTLMILAIATGSIGLILAFVGGKCTRFLDEEGSGAKEKVAITAGVVLMITGLLCLIPTVWAATTVVKNFYSTSIDALKMELGACLYIGWGAAFLLILGGGLFMKSSCPGKAHDTDKSPSARYVVVRSSNGSSRAGSRLSRVPTALAQPIKRMSPRPQSSGAPPSYPQLFSRLGYDVESQQNVREDSERSWAPSTKSQMKRSESRKSEHSDAPSTKSQLKRAEMDDETLSAASENEDAAANPEKTYL, from the coding sequence ATGGCCTCAATGGGGATGCAGCTGCTGGGCAGCATCCTGTGCCTCCTGGGCTGGGTTGGGGTCTTCACCAGCTGTGTGCTGCCTATGTGGAATGTGACTGCCTTCGTGGGCAGCTCCATTGTGACCTCTCAGATTATCTGGGAGGGCATCTGGATGACTTGTGTGGTTCAAAGCACAGGATATATGCAGTGCAAACCCTATGAGTCCCAGCTGGCTCTCAGCACCGACAAGCAGGCCGCCAGGACGCTCATGATCCTCGCCATCGCTACAGGCAGCATTGGCCTCATCCTGGCCTTCGTGGGTGGAAAATGCACCCGCTTCTTGGATGAAGAAGGAAGTGGTGCGAAGGAGAAAGTGGCCATAACAGCGGGGGTGGTGCTGATGATCACAGGGCTCCTCTGTTTGATCCCAACGGTGTGGGCGGCCACGACGGTGGTGAAGAACTTCTACAGCACATCCATAGATGCTCTGAAGATGGAGCTGGGAGCTTGCCTCTACATTGGCTGGGGGGCAGCGTTTCTGCTCATCCTGGGAGGGGGTCTGTTCATGAAGTCCTCTTGCCCAGGCAAAGCCCACGACACGGACAAGAGCCCCTCAGCTCGCTATGTGGTAGTCCGATCCTCTAATGGATCCTCCCGCGCTGGCTCCCGTCTCTCCAGGGTGCCGACGGCGCTGGCTCAACCCATCAAACGCATGTCGCCCAGGCCCCAAAGCTCTGGGGCGCCACCCTCCTATCCTCAGCTGTTCTCTAGGCTGGGATATGATGTCGAATCCCAGCAGAACGTGAGAGAGGATTCAGAGAGATCCTGGGCTCCATCGACAAAGTCTCAGATGAAAAGGTCCGAGTCGAGAAAGTCCGAACACAGCGACGCGCCATCAACAAAGTCTCAGTTGAAACGAGCTGAAATGGATGATGAAACTTTATCAGCTGCCAGTGAAAATGAAGATGCAGCAGCAAACCCAGAGAAAACATACCTGTAA
- the mettl27 gene encoding methyltransferase-like protein 27 isoform X2 → MSADSNTFESVKAVILSAHKSTTSEEKVSFYNRWAENYDQLLHVKDISSDVAVLDYRAPSLAADCISSHFSNVREAAVVLDVACGTGLVAKHMKKLGFEHFVGVDGSEAMLGRARESGLYQDLKQCLLGEEPLPVQWGSFDVVVIVGALSAGQVPIGIARHLCNATKSGGSICMTTRSNQDNLEYKAALDSELRKMEEEELWTCLEVTEVKDWERAVSEKEDGYISGVVYLYKKL, encoded by the exons ATGTCTGCTGACAGTAACACATTTGAAAGCGTAAAAGCTGTTATCTTGTCAGCTCATAAAAGCACCACATCAGAAGAGAAGGTCAGCTTCTACAACCGCTGGGCAGAAAACTACGATCAG TTGCTACATGTGAAAGACATTTCCTCA GATGTGGCCGTTTTGGATTACCGTGCACCAAGTCTGGCAGCAGACTGCATCTCGTCCCATTTCAGCAACGTGCGAGAGGCAGCCGTCGTGCTGGATGTGGCATGTGGTACCGGACTGGTGGCCAAACAC ATGAAAAAACTCGGGTTTGAACATTTTGTGGGTGTGGATGGAAGCGAGGCCATGCTGGGCAGGGCGAGAGAGAGCGGCTTGTACCAGGACTTGAAGCAGTGCTTGCTGGGAGAGGAGCCTCTCCCCGTACAGTGGG GCAGCTTTGATGTGGTTGTAATTGTTGGAGCGTTAAGTGCTGGTCAGGTCCCTATTGGTATCGCCAGACACTTGTGCAATGCCACCAAATCAG GTGGCTCCATTTGCATGACAACCAGAAGTAACCAGGATAACTTGGAGTACAAAGCTGCCCTTGACAGCGAGCTGaggaagatggaggaagaggagctctGGACTTGTTTAGAGGTCACCGAGGTCAAAGACTGGGAGAGGGCTGTATCAGAGAAGGAGGACGGCTACATATCTGGAGTTGTGTACCTCTATAAGAAACTGTAA
- the mettl27 gene encoding methyltransferase-like protein 27 isoform X3, translated as MTGFCIMSADSNTFESVKAVILSAHKSTTSEEKVSFYNRWAENYDQDVAVLDYRAPSLAADCISSHFSNVREAAVVLDVACGTGLVAKHMKKLGFEHFVGVDGSEAMLGRARESGLYQDLKQCLLGEEPLPVQWGSFDVVVIVGALSAGQVPIGIARHLCNATKSGGSICMTTRSNQDNLEYKAALDSELRKMEEEELWTCLEVTEVKDWERAVSEKEDGYISGVVYLYKKL; from the exons A tgaCAGGTTTTTGTATAATGTCTGCTGACAGTAACACATTTGAAAGCGTAAAAGCTGTTATCTTGTCAGCTCATAAAAGCACCACATCAGAAGAGAAGGTCAGCTTCTACAACCGCTGGGCAGAAAACTACGATCAG GATGTGGCCGTTTTGGATTACCGTGCACCAAGTCTGGCAGCAGACTGCATCTCGTCCCATTTCAGCAACGTGCGAGAGGCAGCCGTCGTGCTGGATGTGGCATGTGGTACCGGACTGGTGGCCAAACAC ATGAAAAAACTCGGGTTTGAACATTTTGTGGGTGTGGATGGAAGCGAGGCCATGCTGGGCAGGGCGAGAGAGAGCGGCTTGTACCAGGACTTGAAGCAGTGCTTGCTGGGAGAGGAGCCTCTCCCCGTACAGTGGG GCAGCTTTGATGTGGTTGTAATTGTTGGAGCGTTAAGTGCTGGTCAGGTCCCTATTGGTATCGCCAGACACTTGTGCAATGCCACCAAATCAG GTGGCTCCATTTGCATGACAACCAGAAGTAACCAGGATAACTTGGAGTACAAAGCTGCCCTTGACAGCGAGCTGaggaagatggaggaagaggagctctGGACTTGTTTAGAGGTCACCGAGGTCAAAGACTGGGAGAGGGCTGTATCAGAGAAGGAGGACGGCTACATATCTGGAGTTGTGTACCTCTATAAGAAACTGTAA
- the mettl27 gene encoding methyltransferase-like protein 27 isoform X1, with protein sequence MTGFCIMSADSNTFESVKAVILSAHKSTTSEEKVSFYNRWAENYDQLLHVKDISSDVAVLDYRAPSLAADCISSHFSNVREAAVVLDVACGTGLVAKHMKKLGFEHFVGVDGSEAMLGRARESGLYQDLKQCLLGEEPLPVQWGSFDVVVIVGALSAGQVPIGIARHLCNATKSGGSICMTTRSNQDNLEYKAALDSELRKMEEEELWTCLEVTEVKDWERAVSEKEDGYISGVVYLYKKL encoded by the exons A tgaCAGGTTTTTGTATAATGTCTGCTGACAGTAACACATTTGAAAGCGTAAAAGCTGTTATCTTGTCAGCTCATAAAAGCACCACATCAGAAGAGAAGGTCAGCTTCTACAACCGCTGGGCAGAAAACTACGATCAG TTGCTACATGTGAAAGACATTTCCTCA GATGTGGCCGTTTTGGATTACCGTGCACCAAGTCTGGCAGCAGACTGCATCTCGTCCCATTTCAGCAACGTGCGAGAGGCAGCCGTCGTGCTGGATGTGGCATGTGGTACCGGACTGGTGGCCAAACAC ATGAAAAAACTCGGGTTTGAACATTTTGTGGGTGTGGATGGAAGCGAGGCCATGCTGGGCAGGGCGAGAGAGAGCGGCTTGTACCAGGACTTGAAGCAGTGCTTGCTGGGAGAGGAGCCTCTCCCCGTACAGTGGG GCAGCTTTGATGTGGTTGTAATTGTTGGAGCGTTAAGTGCTGGTCAGGTCCCTATTGGTATCGCCAGACACTTGTGCAATGCCACCAAATCAG GTGGCTCCATTTGCATGACAACCAGAAGTAACCAGGATAACTTGGAGTACAAAGCTGCCCTTGACAGCGAGCTGaggaagatggaggaagaggagctctGGACTTGTTTAGAGGTCACCGAGGTCAAAGACTGGGAGAGGGCTGTATCAGAGAAGGAGGACGGCTACATATCTGGAGTTGTGTACCTCTATAAGAAACTGTAA